A window of the Lactuca sativa cultivar Salinas chromosome 7, Lsat_Salinas_v11, whole genome shotgun sequence genome harbors these coding sequences:
- the LOC111879592 gene encoding xyloglucan endotransglucosylase protein 1 — protein MTSSSCLYTRTTSLLLIFCIQLFLIVYAAGNTNFYNDFDITWGGGRGKIIGAGDILTLSLDRVSGSGFQSKKEYLFGRIDMQLKLVPGNSAGTVTAYYLSSQGANHDEIDFEFLGNVSGEPYTLHTNVYAQGKGDREQQFRMWFDPTSNFHTYSIIWTPQTIVFLVDETPIREFKNMEAIGVPFPKHQPMRLYSSLWNADEWATRGGLVKTDWTKAPFTASYRNFNVKTGALLQWGMTHSQKLKWVKDNHMIYNYCNDAKRFPQGFPPECRVTGSH, from the exons ATGACCTCTTCGTCTTGTTTATACACACGAACCACCAGCTTACTCCTTATATTCTGTATACAACTCTTTCTGATTGTTTACGCCGCCGGCAACACTAACTTCTACAATGATTTCGACATCACTTGGGGTGGTGGCCGTGGTAAGATCATCGGCGCCGGCGACATTCTTACTCTTTCTCTCGATAGAGTCTCCGGGTCAGGCTTCCAGTCGAAGAAGGAGTATCTGTTTGGGAGAATCGACATGCAACTGAAGCTTGTTCCAGGGAACTCCGCCGGAACTGTCACCGCTTACTAT TTGTCATCACAAGGTGCGAATCACGATGAAATAGACTTTGAGTTCTTGGGAAACGTGAGTGGCGAACCATATACACTTCACACCAACGTCTACGCCCAAGGCAAAGGTGATAGAGAGCAACAATTTCGAATGTGGTTCGATCCAACTTCCAATTTCCACACTTATTCCATCATTTGGACTCCTCAAACCATTGT TTTTCTTGTAGATGAAACACCCATAAGGGAATTCAAGAATATGGAAGCCATTGGTGTTCCatttccaaaacaccaaccgATGAGGCTGTATTCAAGCTTGTGGAATGCCGACGAGTGGGCAACTAGAGGTGGGCTAGTGAAAACTGACTGGACTAAAGCTCCATTCACAGCTTCATATCGCAACTTCAATGTTAAAACTGGTGCACTTTTGCAATGGGGTATGACCCATAGCCAGAAACTGAAGTGGGTTAAAGACAATCATATGATCTATAACTATTGTAACGATGCTAAGCGATTTCCTCAAGGCTTTCCACCGGAATGTAGGGTTACTGGTTCTCACTAG